In Microbacterium foliorum, the following proteins share a genomic window:
- a CDS encoding AI-2E family transporter: MLTSSSGSSGRQRPAHSHILVTLACAVIILVGLHLARGLIAPLAVAVVVVIVCLPLGDAVLTRTRSRTVWLGTVSIVVVAFGVLAAAGALLWVAGSQLVQLFEDLAPGGALDNLAPTLYEWVMSFPGAAPELSVIPSLDLAASVSIVREIGASVGGTAVALFLVCAYVVVAAADAGRYRRARQLFGAAASGRLERISNLNSAIRRYYLVNSVFGAIVATIDGLALWSLGVPAPVLWAVLAFVTNFIPTVGFVIGLAPPALLALAVGGWQLFLAVVVIYCFVNVTLQVFVQPKFVSDAVGLSLTISFFSVFFWTFVLGPIGAILAIPLTLATRAILLEGKPQEVWLLWLSGQDNTSRLRPRVRKMPWKQHGHERSR; this comes from the coding sequence ATGCTCACGTCCTCGAGTGGCTCGTCAGGGAGACAACGCCCCGCCCACTCCCATATCCTGGTCACTCTCGCGTGCGCTGTCATCATTCTTGTGGGGTTGCATCTCGCCCGCGGGTTGATCGCACCGCTCGCGGTCGCGGTAGTTGTCGTCATTGTGTGTCTTCCTCTAGGCGACGCGGTGCTCACTCGCACACGGTCACGGACGGTGTGGCTGGGCACCGTATCAATCGTCGTCGTCGCGTTCGGGGTACTTGCGGCGGCGGGCGCTCTGCTCTGGGTCGCCGGGAGTCAGCTGGTTCAGCTGTTCGAAGACCTTGCCCCTGGAGGCGCACTCGACAACCTTGCGCCGACCCTCTATGAGTGGGTGATGTCTTTCCCTGGTGCTGCTCCAGAACTATCAGTGATACCGTCCCTCGATCTTGCGGCGTCGGTCAGCATCGTACGAGAGATCGGAGCGTCAGTCGGCGGCACCGCAGTCGCGCTCTTCCTTGTCTGTGCGTACGTGGTGGTCGCTGCCGCGGACGCTGGCCGGTACCGCCGGGCACGCCAGCTCTTTGGCGCCGCGGCATCCGGGCGACTTGAACGTATAAGCAACCTGAATTCAGCTATTCGCCGGTACTACCTCGTTAACAGTGTGTTCGGAGCGATCGTTGCGACGATCGACGGGCTCGCACTGTGGTCGCTCGGAGTTCCCGCGCCGGTTCTATGGGCGGTCCTCGCATTCGTCACAAACTTCATTCCAACTGTCGGTTTCGTCATTGGACTAGCGCCTCCCGCACTGCTTGCGCTCGCAGTTGGCGGATGGCAGCTCTTCCTCGCGGTCGTCGTGATCTACTGCTTCGTGAATGTGACTCTGCAGGTGTTTGTTCAACCAAAGTTCGTAAGCGACGCCGTAGGGCTCAGCCTCACCATAAGCTTCTTCTCGGTGTTCTTCTGGACGTTCGTTTTGGGGCCAATCGGCGCAATCCTCGCGATCCCTCTCACTCTGGCGACGCGGGCAATCCTGCTTGAGGGGAAACCTCAGGAGGTGTGGCTACTCTGGCTGTCTGGGCAGGACAACACTTCACGACTCCGCCCTCGGGTGCGGAAGATGCCCTGGAAGCAGCACGGACACGAGCGATCTCGCTAG
- a CDS encoding mechanosensitive ion channel domain-containing protein — protein MSFTDLFPGGVTPWQVVFAILSVLTGWLVSRFARSGVRKLAVKTPGISDSVAQLAARLTQYVILLGGIGIGLAFLGANVQPLLAMTAVAVVVLILVLRGVADNFAAGVLLQSRRPIQIGEQLTIGVLDEPVEGIVRELNGRSVVVETSDGRTIHVPNATLLSEVLVNDSRYGARRSEVVVRARLSDEIQLQSISDLIVEATRSAAGVHTREPPTATIVYASTTRSIIEVRFWHHPLQANAVSSDVVRRISQILAESGITYAVTGQSATKPLPAPEEI, from the coding sequence ATGAGCTTCACGGACCTCTTCCCAGGGGGTGTGACCCCGTGGCAGGTCGTCTTCGCGATTCTGTCGGTTCTGACAGGCTGGCTGGTCTCGCGGTTCGCACGCAGTGGCGTGAGAAAGCTTGCCGTCAAGACACCGGGGATCTCGGACTCTGTAGCCCAACTCGCCGCGCGCCTCACGCAGTATGTCATTCTCCTCGGCGGAATCGGGATCGGCCTTGCGTTCCTCGGCGCTAACGTGCAGCCACTGCTTGCGATGACCGCCGTCGCGGTTGTGGTGCTGATCCTGGTTCTGCGTGGCGTCGCCGACAACTTCGCCGCTGGTGTTCTTCTACAATCGCGCCGGCCTATTCAGATCGGCGAGCAGCTGACTATCGGCGTGTTGGACGAACCGGTCGAAGGGATCGTGCGCGAGCTCAACGGGAGGTCGGTGGTGGTGGAGACTTCCGATGGTCGCACCATTCACGTTCCCAATGCGACGTTGCTGAGTGAAGTCCTCGTCAATGACTCTCGGTACGGCGCACGCAGGAGCGAGGTCGTCGTGCGCGCTCGGCTCAGCGATGAGATCCAACTGCAATCGATCTCAGACCTCATCGTGGAGGCAACTCGATCCGCTGCGGGTGTCCACACACGCGAACCTCCGACGGCCACCATCGTCTACGCGTCGACGACGCGCAGCATCATCGAAGTCCGGTTCTGGCACCACCCGTTGCAGGCGAACGCTGTGTCATCGGATGTTGTGCGCCGTATCTCGCAAATTCTCGCCGAGAGCGGCATCACATATGCCGTCACAGGTCAGTCCGCGACCAAGCCTCTACCCGCGCCGGAAGAGATCTGA
- a CDS encoding DUF998 domain-containing protein: MDSTTARADTLAVARSSLNTGMRERARETIGLQTSVVAFLIVAITALPVFGFGSASIAGPGSVGQYAAIASGAAAAVTFIVGRVIVAPAHERNGSALGRAIDLSALTLAHAIIALLAWTLIAVILNEGLVGAVVFPLPVLLLSGAAAGLTAYVSYFSSTHLDLQLFATVLAVFLAVGVLASMLTASDPNWWKDNLSALGMTDDLSAKTFNLTLIIAGVMVTSLARYATSALPTTQGGARAVRTCLVLIGAFLACVGIFPVDQHFALHTSVASGMAVSFGVLVISLRWWLPGVSTTFQLLGYVFVATVVVLAVLFAVGYYTLTAVELIVGVMVFAWIVLFIRAADALARDAHAAGAV; this comes from the coding sequence ATGGACTCCACGACCGCACGCGCCGATACACTCGCCGTTGCCCGATCGAGCCTCAACACTGGCATGCGAGAGCGAGCGAGGGAGACGATCGGTCTTCAGACATCCGTCGTTGCGTTCCTCATAGTCGCAATCACAGCTCTGCCGGTCTTCGGCTTCGGCTCTGCGTCGATCGCCGGGCCGGGATCGGTGGGCCAGTACGCCGCAATCGCTTCCGGCGCCGCGGCGGCTGTCACCTTCATCGTGGGCCGCGTGATCGTTGCGCCAGCGCACGAGCGCAATGGCTCGGCCCTAGGACGGGCCATCGACCTGTCGGCCCTCACTCTCGCTCACGCGATAATCGCTCTCCTCGCCTGGACCTTGATCGCCGTGATCCTGAACGAAGGACTCGTCGGCGCGGTGGTCTTCCCTCTGCCCGTGTTGCTTCTCTCCGGAGCGGCAGCCGGACTCACCGCTTACGTGTCGTACTTCTCATCCACGCACCTCGACCTGCAGCTTTTTGCGACGGTGCTCGCCGTCTTCCTCGCGGTCGGAGTGTTGGCGAGCATGCTCACTGCGAGCGACCCGAACTGGTGGAAGGACAACCTCAGCGCGCTCGGCATGACCGACGATCTCTCGGCAAAGACATTCAATCTCACCTTGATCATTGCCGGTGTGATGGTCACCTCGCTCGCACGCTACGCCACGAGCGCGCTCCCGACGACGCAGGGCGGCGCTCGGGCTGTGCGTACTTGTCTCGTGCTCATCGGAGCGTTTCTCGCGTGCGTCGGCATCTTTCCGGTCGACCAGCACTTTGCATTGCACACCTCGGTGGCCTCGGGTATGGCTGTCTCCTTTGGCGTGCTCGTGATCTCCCTTCGATGGTGGTTGCCCGGTGTGTCGACCACCTTCCAGCTGCTGGGATACGTGTTTGTAGCAACGGTCGTGGTTTTGGCTGTGCTGTTCGCAGTCGGGTATTACACGCTCACTGCCGTCGAGTTGATCGTCGGTGTGATGGTCTTCGCATGGATCGTTCTTTTCATACGTGCGGCTGATGCACTTGCTCGAGATGCCCATGCTGCGGGGGCAGTTTAG
- a CDS encoding helix-turn-helix transcriptional regulator, producing MLDALGRGYRQLGFELPSLDERADPGYVYAALRDTIADTGVEMQLVVDDAHHAGEGWRRGLLGMLADEPPEHLRMVLVGTTLLDVTMSRERLLDPSLFVGADELRFTEEEIERLAQEADQTVDSTALLRETHGWPIAVRMVMIGGNEPTSVATTAKTFLGDYVRDYVLAALDPDLAAFVLATTICKEVTADLAAAITGSSDAAELLERCVRLGLFVDRFSTPSGVVFRWHGAFVRTCADIRRSDPDGTATRHRAAAAHLASTEPVRSIEHSLRAHDAKTARDTLMSRWVTLLMNGSGIEVESAASRLLRESPGDTDLQFVLACATDVVGDHHLASEMMSRAEKSAASSAIQSTTADIARLFVCDDPGKVCGAVTRLRQVTTTAAYSGSEHYAAINILLGWAELRNPTNPALPAEYFASAAREDGEDFDPSIRQRALGHLAFGLTWAGRFADAAETLTQMKTSGWSSVASGRTYANASGKAAAGYVAYWAGESAACAREFSDVLNISGHDPSFAAVARMMIAYAAAEGADASAIRRAAIGIQEIPIETLHGVPWQVFRESSIAMLEEASGNLDRAARIARKYTQCPTLPVVVVALAGILRRAGEYGEALRMLRSLHLFSEVSYVKTATLMTAAVIRRHAGDHSLAHELCEAALAVAAKENVRLLFAPREISARKLLSEHIHAGSQFEDFISACLASDVAGSQVEALSVRERDVFRQLQTSRTLPEIAEVLNLSINTVKTHQRAIYRKLGVASRRDAVRTTV from the coding sequence GTGCTCGACGCTCTCGGCCGTGGGTACCGGCAGCTAGGGTTCGAGCTACCGTCTCTCGACGAGCGCGCTGATCCTGGTTATGTGTATGCGGCCCTCCGTGACACCATCGCCGACACCGGCGTCGAGATGCAGTTGGTCGTGGATGATGCACACCACGCGGGGGAGGGCTGGCGGCGTGGCCTTCTCGGAATGCTTGCGGACGAACCGCCAGAACACCTTCGAATGGTCCTTGTCGGCACGACTCTCCTGGACGTGACGATGTCACGGGAGCGGTTGCTCGATCCATCGCTCTTCGTCGGCGCGGATGAGTTGCGCTTCACCGAAGAAGAGATCGAGCGTCTCGCACAGGAAGCTGATCAGACCGTCGATTCGACCGCCCTCCTCCGAGAAACCCATGGTTGGCCGATCGCAGTCCGGATGGTCATGATCGGTGGGAACGAGCCGACGTCGGTTGCCACGACGGCAAAGACCTTCCTCGGGGACTACGTGCGTGACTACGTGCTGGCGGCCCTCGACCCCGATCTGGCGGCCTTCGTCCTCGCGACGACGATCTGCAAAGAGGTCACGGCAGATCTTGCCGCCGCGATCACGGGGTCATCGGATGCCGCGGAGTTGCTCGAGCGGTGCGTACGGCTGGGGCTTTTCGTCGATCGGTTCTCGACTCCGTCTGGCGTCGTTTTCCGCTGGCACGGTGCATTCGTTCGAACCTGCGCCGATATTCGACGCTCCGACCCGGATGGGACTGCGACCCGCCACCGTGCCGCGGCTGCGCACCTAGCCTCGACGGAACCTGTCAGGTCGATCGAGCACTCTCTTCGAGCCCACGATGCGAAGACAGCACGCGACACGCTCATGTCGCGGTGGGTGACACTTCTGATGAACGGAAGCGGTATCGAGGTGGAGTCAGCGGCATCGAGGCTCCTTCGCGAGAGTCCGGGAGACACCGACCTGCAGTTCGTTCTGGCGTGTGCGACTGATGTCGTCGGCGATCATCACCTCGCGAGCGAGATGATGAGTCGGGCGGAGAAGTCTGCCGCCTCCAGCGCGATCCAGTCGACGACCGCCGACATCGCTCGCCTGTTCGTCTGCGACGACCCTGGCAAGGTCTGCGGCGCAGTGACCAGACTTCGGCAGGTGACGACGACGGCCGCCTATAGCGGCTCCGAGCACTACGCAGCGATCAACATACTCCTGGGGTGGGCCGAACTCAGAAACCCCACCAACCCGGCACTGCCCGCGGAATACTTCGCCTCCGCCGCCCGCGAGGACGGAGAGGACTTCGACCCTTCGATCAGACAGCGCGCACTTGGCCACCTGGCGTTCGGTCTTACTTGGGCCGGACGTTTCGCCGATGCCGCGGAGACCTTGACGCAGATGAAGACCTCTGGATGGTCCAGCGTCGCGAGCGGTCGCACCTACGCGAACGCGAGCGGCAAAGCCGCTGCAGGGTATGTGGCGTATTGGGCGGGAGAGAGCGCGGCGTGCGCCCGAGAGTTCAGCGACGTTCTCAACATCAGCGGGCACGACCCGTCATTCGCCGCGGTCGCTCGAATGATGATTGCCTACGCTGCTGCGGAAGGCGCAGACGCGTCAGCGATTCGGCGAGCAGCGATCGGCATTCAAGAGATCCCCATCGAGACTCTCCATGGGGTTCCATGGCAGGTGTTTCGAGAGTCGTCCATAGCCATGCTCGAGGAGGCATCCGGGAACCTCGACAGAGCCGCGCGAATCGCCAGGAAGTACACGCAATGCCCGACTCTTCCGGTGGTCGTTGTCGCTCTGGCCGGGATACTGCGCCGAGCGGGCGAATACGGGGAAGCTCTTCGGATGCTTCGATCTCTGCACCTTTTCTCAGAAGTGTCCTATGTGAAGACCGCCACGCTCATGACCGCAGCCGTCATTCGTCGGCACGCTGGAGACCATTCGCTCGCTCACGAGCTCTGCGAGGCTGCGCTTGCCGTAGCGGCGAAAGAGAATGTGCGGCTCCTCTTCGCCCCTCGGGAGATCTCCGCGCGGAAGCTGCTGAGCGAACACATCCATGCCGGTTCACAGTTCGAGGACTTCATCAGCGCATGCCTTGCATCTGACGTCGCCGGCTCGCAGGTAGAGGCGCTGTCCGTTCGCGAACGCGATGTGTTCCGCCAGCTTCAGACGTCGCGGACACTGCCTGAGATAGCCGAGGTGCTCAACCTGTCGATCAACACTGTGAAGACGCACCAGCGGGCGATCTACCGCAAGCTCGGGGTCGCGTCTCGGCGCGATGCTGTACGCACCACCGTCTGA
- a CDS encoding DUF6325 family protein, translated as MTNDGLRDVSVVVVHVDSDRPRPAVLEALLRQVESGTLRLLDFLVVRRASDGSFEYVEVDAEMFRLAGLGLRLAGLLSVDDARSLCTDLAPGDRAALVLVEPTWVERFSRELAALGADVLATHPVAGSHANAVWKSARDSRSP; from the coding sequence GTGACGAACGACGGGCTGCGCGACGTATCTGTCGTCGTCGTCCACGTCGACAGCGACCGCCCTCGGCCTGCGGTGCTCGAGGCGCTGCTTCGCCAGGTGGAGAGCGGAACGCTCCGCCTGCTGGACTTCCTCGTCGTCCGACGAGCGAGCGACGGTAGCTTCGAGTACGTCGAGGTCGACGCCGAGATGTTCCGCCTTGCCGGCCTCGGGCTTCGCCTTGCGGGCCTTCTCAGCGTGGACGACGCACGCTCGCTGTGTACGGATCTTGCCCCCGGGGATCGCGCTGCGCTGGTTCTGGTCGAGCCCACGTGGGTCGAGCGATTCTCGAGGGAACTTGCGGCTCTAGGAGCAGACGTTCTCGCAACGCACCCGGTCGCCGGATCCCATGCGAACGCGGTCTGGAAGTCCGCTCGCGACTCCCGGTCCCCGTAG
- a CDS encoding PLDc N-terminal domain-containing protein, whose product MSIWESFWAIIWWFFWAFVFISYLMVLFGIIADIFRDHALNGWLKAIWMLFLVFVPFLTALVYLIARGNGMAERSASAVRDSQNAADSYIRSVATASPSDEIEKASKLLAAGTITSEEFGAIKARALR is encoded by the coding sequence GTGTCCATATGGGAAAGCTTCTGGGCCATCATCTGGTGGTTCTTCTGGGCGTTCGTATTCATCTCGTACTTGATGGTTCTGTTCGGCATCATCGCCGACATCTTCCGTGACCATGCTCTGAATGGCTGGCTGAAGGCCATCTGGATGCTCTTCCTTGTCTTCGTGCCGTTCCTCACCGCACTGGTGTACTTGATCGCTCGGGGTAACGGCATGGCAGAGAGGAGCGCTTCTGCCGTCCGCGACAGCCAGAACGCTGCGGATTCCTACATCCGCAGCGTGGCGACCGCGAGTCCCAGCGACGAGATCGAGAAGGCATCGAAGCTCCTCGCGGCAGGGACGATCACGAGCGAGGAATTCGGAGCGATCAAGGCCCGCGCGCTCCGCTGA
- a CDS encoding AI-2E family transporter: MRPVPKSESSTQQRGGTGVFRVLPAHPMLSGFSVAVGVLLAVALAATVAGIATVLISIFLGMFLALGLDPAVRALERRGVSRGAGIAIVAAIFIIVVTVILLVVVPATVRQISAVVNSAPDTIAAMQASDWYARLEAWLGVDLSLALADAVRSLTSVSSFLAISGGVLRVGFGILGGVSSFVVVVVLTLYFVSSLDSIKTALAELIPLYRRERFSRLLDEITSSVGGVVAGGVTLSLINASVVLLLQVLLGSSIPVVLAIAAFFITLVPMIGSLVFLVVGGVATLFISPLAALIFVVAYLVYIQVEAYVVTPRVMGRAAAVPGVLVIIGAMVGATLMGLLGALVAIPITASILIVIRQVWIPAQNAKAVAADE; this comes from the coding sequence GTGAGACCAGTTCCGAAGTCCGAGTCGAGCACGCAGCAACGCGGGGGCACCGGTGTCTTCCGTGTGCTTCCTGCACACCCGATGCTGTCGGGGTTCAGCGTTGCCGTCGGGGTGCTGCTTGCTGTCGCCCTGGCTGCGACAGTGGCCGGGATCGCTACCGTACTCATCTCAATCTTCCTCGGGATGTTCCTCGCGCTGGGGCTGGATCCGGCGGTCCGCGCTCTTGAAAGGCGTGGCGTCTCACGAGGCGCCGGTATCGCGATCGTGGCAGCGATCTTCATCATCGTGGTGACGGTTATTCTCCTCGTCGTCGTACCTGCCACCGTCAGGCAGATCTCCGCGGTCGTCAATTCAGCGCCAGACACGATCGCCGCAATGCAGGCGAGCGATTGGTACGCCAGACTCGAAGCGTGGTTGGGAGTGGACCTTTCGCTGGCCCTCGCTGACGCAGTTCGCTCTCTCACGAGCGTCTCGTCGTTCCTTGCGATCTCGGGCGGAGTGCTCAGAGTGGGTTTCGGGATCCTCGGCGGGGTCTCCAGTTTCGTCGTCGTCGTCGTGTTGACTCTCTACTTCGTCTCATCGCTGGACAGCATCAAGACGGCACTGGCGGAGTTGATTCCGCTCTACCGGCGGGAACGGTTCTCGCGCCTGTTGGACGAGATCACGAGTTCCGTGGGCGGCGTGGTCGCAGGAGGCGTGACGTTGTCGCTCATCAATGCATCCGTCGTGCTCCTGCTGCAAGTGTTGCTCGGTTCGTCGATCCCTGTGGTCTTGGCCATCGCAGCCTTCTTCATCACGCTCGTCCCGATGATCGGTTCACTGGTCTTCCTCGTCGTCGGGGGAGTGGCGACCCTGTTCATCAGCCCCTTGGCTGCGCTGATCTTCGTCGTCGCGTACCTCGTGTACATCCAAGTCGAGGCATACGTCGTGACGCCGAGAGTCATGGGCCGCGCGGCGGCAGTCCCGGGCGTCCTCGTCATCATCGGGGCGATGGTGGGCGCAACGCTGATGGGGCTGTTGGGGGCCCTCGTCGCGATTCCGATCACCGCGTCGATTCTCATCGTCATCCGGCAGGTGTGGATACCCGCCCAGAACGCGAAGGCCGTCGCTGCGGACGAATGA
- a CDS encoding SulP family inorganic anion transporter has protein sequence MTRQNLLRELSAGVTLLAIAIPLNIGYAQIAGLPATAGLYALVVPTIVYALVVSSRQVVASPDAAAAALVASSIGGLAAAGSQEYATMALAQAIICGVMFILLAAFKLGFLANFLSKPILIGFVGGLALDILVSQVAKMLGISINSGGEFVEKIGDLIGQLGTTNVWALGISALSVAVLLVGKRLLAVVPWALIVMVAATLAVMAAGLADRGVAVLGEVPAGAPTLTWPMLEWQTWLLLIPSAMALTLVTTAEGLLVSRSYGEKRHYRTDPNRDLLAFGVANLAAGAQGSFAVGSSTSRTAAMDQSGSRTQLPSLVLAAGTLLLLLFGTGLLEGIPSPAIGAIVGVAILPLLGVKEFADLWRRDRFEFTIGALCFLVTLLVGSIPGILTAFVLALINMARRASRPAIDVLTADDEPSASLLEGSPRGGFTAPGVIVVRMAAPLFFANADVFATAVRSAVDGAGADDVKHVVIDMEAVTDADVTAAESFESLAEWLAARRISLSFSRLRPAARPRFDRLGILGDHAIYDTNRAAVAALVDHRHPPDSRQHKKEGTPT, from the coding sequence GTGACACGCCAAAACCTGCTGAGAGAGCTCTCTGCCGGTGTCACGTTGCTCGCGATCGCGATACCGCTCAACATCGGCTACGCGCAGATCGCGGGGCTCCCCGCAACGGCCGGCTTGTATGCCCTGGTGGTCCCCACGATCGTGTACGCGCTCGTCGTCTCCTCGCGTCAGGTCGTCGCGTCCCCGGACGCCGCAGCCGCAGCGCTCGTCGCGTCCTCGATCGGCGGACTGGCAGCGGCCGGATCGCAAGAGTACGCGACGATGGCTCTCGCTCAGGCGATCATCTGCGGTGTCATGTTCATACTCCTCGCCGCGTTCAAGCTCGGCTTCCTCGCGAACTTTCTTTCCAAGCCGATCCTGATCGGCTTCGTCGGCGGACTGGCACTCGACATCCTCGTCTCACAGGTCGCCAAGATGCTCGGCATCTCGATCAACTCCGGCGGAGAGTTCGTAGAGAAGATCGGCGACCTGATCGGTCAGCTAGGAACCACGAACGTCTGGGCGCTCGGAATCTCCGCGCTCTCTGTCGCTGTCCTATTGGTCGGCAAGAGATTGCTTGCAGTCGTGCCGTGGGCGCTGATCGTCATGGTCGCGGCGACACTCGCCGTGATGGCCGCGGGCCTGGCAGACAGAGGCGTCGCGGTTCTCGGGGAGGTGCCGGCTGGAGCGCCCACGCTGACCTGGCCGATGTTGGAATGGCAGACGTGGCTTCTGCTCATCCCGTCAGCCATGGCTCTAACGCTCGTGACGACAGCTGAGGGGTTGCTCGTATCGCGGTCTTACGGTGAGAAGCGGCACTACCGGACCGATCCGAATCGTGACCTGCTCGCATTCGGAGTAGCGAACCTCGCGGCCGGAGCGCAAGGCAGCTTTGCAGTCGGCTCGTCGACAAGTCGAACTGCGGCGATGGACCAGTCCGGTTCGCGAACACAGCTGCCGTCGCTCGTGCTCGCAGCAGGGACTCTCCTTCTACTGCTGTTCGGTACTGGGCTTCTTGAAGGGATCCCCTCGCCTGCGATCGGGGCTATCGTCGGAGTTGCGATTCTGCCGCTGCTCGGGGTCAAGGAGTTCGCAGATCTCTGGCGCAGGGACCGTTTCGAGTTCACGATCGGTGCGCTCTGTTTCCTCGTCACTCTCCTCGTCGGGTCGATTCCAGGCATTCTCACCGCGTTCGTCCTCGCTTTGATCAACATGGCGCGCCGTGCCTCGCGGCCGGCAATCGACGTACTCACCGCAGACGATGAGCCGTCGGCATCTCTCCTCGAAGGGTCCCCACGCGGAGGTTTCACCGCGCCGGGGGTGATTGTGGTCCGCATGGCGGCACCGCTCTTCTTCGCGAACGCCGATGTCTTCGCGACCGCCGTCCGTTCCGCTGTCGACGGGGCAGGTGCCGATGACGTGAAGCACGTGGTCATCGACATGGAGGCGGTGACAGATGCCGACGTCACCGCAGCGGAGTCCTTCGAAAGCCTCGCCGAATGGTTGGCGGCCAGACGCATATCGCTCTCTTTCAGTCGTCTTCGGCCCGCTGCGCGTCCTCGATTCGACAGGCTGGGAATTCTCGGAGACCACGCAATATACGACACGAACCGAGCGGCGGTAGCGGCGCTGGTCGATCATCGTCATCCGCCCGACAGTCGGCAACATAAGAAGGAAGGAACACCCACATGA
- a CDS encoding DUF6325 family protein, with the protein MTGFRYGPAEFYLVGFEGSVPDRGTFSALRELIDTGIVRLLDFVVIARDTDGEVDIQALDEQIDSGLSDVELIASGLAGEEDILTLAAHVPPGRSAAIAVLELTYARDLAEKLSSSGGEVLRTERIAAPVVNALMDLLEEEEGD; encoded by the coding sequence ATGACCGGTTTTCGTTACGGCCCGGCCGAGTTCTATCTCGTCGGGTTCGAAGGAAGCGTTCCAGATCGGGGGACGTTCTCTGCGCTGAGGGAGCTCATCGACACCGGCATTGTCCGGCTGCTGGACTTCGTCGTGATCGCCAGGGATACGGACGGCGAGGTGGACATCCAAGCTCTCGACGAGCAGATCGATTCCGGGTTGTCAGACGTCGAGCTGATCGCGTCCGGGCTTGCAGGTGAGGAAGACATACTCACTCTCGCGGCGCACGTGCCGCCGGGTCGCTCGGCGGCCATCGCCGTGCTCGAACTCACGTACGCACGTGACCTCGCCGAGAAACTGAGCTCGTCCGGGGGAGAAGTCCTTCGAACAGAGAGGATCGCTGCACCCGTCGTGAACGCATTGATGGACCTTTTGGAAGAAGAAGAAGGAGACTGA
- a CDS encoding SHOCT domain-containing protein — protein MKNQQRRAEGQYEQQQYEAAQQQAQIDAAAQQAAAQYAPATAPAPAADDMIAKLQQLSSLHDSGVLSDAEFATAKQKLLS, from the coding sequence ATGAAGAACCAACAGCGTCGAGCGGAAGGGCAATACGAACAGCAGCAATACGAAGCAGCTCAACAGCAGGCGCAGATCGATGCGGCCGCGCAACAGGCTGCCGCCCAGTACGCCCCGGCCACGGCCCCCGCGCCGGCAGCCGACGACATGATCGCCAAGCTCCAACAGCTCTCTTCGTTGCACGATTCTGGAGTCCTCTCGGACGCGGAGTTCGCGACTGCGAAGCAGAAGCTCCTGAGCTGA
- a CDS encoding GAP family protein, with protein sequence MNDVIGQLLPLAVGIAVSPIPVIASILMLMSPRARTTSLGFLLGWILGIAVVTALFTVASSMLPEREDDGGAPILGTIQLVLGVVLLLLAVRQWRGRPRDATTASLPNWMKSIDQMKFLPALGLGLLLAAVNPKNLLLGASAGVSLGSSGTSVEQTIVLVILFTIVAGSTVLAPVLAYLIAADALRVPLNRLREWLEAENAVIMTVLLLILGTVVLAKGIAAFG encoded by the coding sequence ATGAACGACGTGATCGGGCAGCTTCTGCCGCTCGCCGTTGGCATCGCTGTAAGCCCGATACCGGTGATCGCCAGCATTCTGATGCTGATGTCGCCACGCGCGCGAACGACGAGCCTAGGATTCCTGCTTGGATGGATCCTGGGCATCGCGGTGGTCACTGCTCTCTTCACAGTTGCGTCCTCGATGTTGCCGGAGAGGGAGGATGACGGAGGCGCTCCGATCTTGGGGACGATCCAGCTCGTCCTCGGGGTGGTCCTCCTGTTGCTAGCGGTCCGGCAATGGAGAGGGCGTCCCCGCGACGCCACTACGGCATCCTTGCCGAATTGGATGAAGAGCATCGACCAGATGAAGTTCCTTCCCGCGCTCGGTCTCGGGCTCTTGCTCGCGGCAGTGAACCCGAAGAATCTCCTTCTGGGTGCGAGCGCCGGCGTGAGCCTCGGGTCGAGCGGAACCAGCGTCGAACAAACGATCGTTCTGGTCATACTCTTCACCATCGTGGCCGGCAGCACCGTCCTTGCTCCCGTCTTGGCATATCTGATCGCTGCCGACGCACTCCGGGTTCCATTGAACCGCCTACGCGAATGGCTCGAGGCTGAGAACGCAGTGATCATGACCGTGCTGCTTCTGATCCTCGGAACAGTCGTGCTTGCGAAAGGAATTGCCGCTTTCGGCTAG